The following are encoded in a window of Lagenorhynchus albirostris chromosome 3, mLagAlb1.1, whole genome shotgun sequence genomic DNA:
- the DOT1L gene encoding histone-lysine N-methyltransferase, H3 lysine-79 specific isoform X6, producing MEAPPPPARTGKGRPSRGAVGLHCIHGLGVRRPWSHPPLSAVVALSLPKACRAPLPEALTREPTPPPWSRGPMMPRWSRGPMMPWDLCPLPRGPVACSELGSGQRLSPASFSFESMQRLCDKYNRAIDSIHQLWKGTTQPMKLNTRPSTGLLRHILQQVYNHSVTDPEKLNNYEPFSPEVYGETSFDLVAQMIDEIKMTEDDLFVDLGSGVGQVVLQVAAATNCKHHYGVEKADIPAKYAETMDREFRKWMKWYGKKHAEYTLERGDFLSEEWRERIANTSVIFVNNFAFGPEVDHQLKERFANMKEGGRIVSSKPFAPLNFRINSRNLSDIGTIMRVVELSPLKGSVSWTGKPVSYYLHTIDRTILENYFSSLKNPKLREEQEAARRRQQRENKSNTTTPTKVPESKTAMPADTPMDSGAEEEKAGATTVKKPSPSKARKKKLNKKGRKMAGRKRGRPKKMSTANPERKPKKTQSALDLLHAQTVSRAASPSPQGAPYQLPPSTQRRPPEQLLLAPAPPALHRLLESFKIQYLQFLAYTKTPQYKANLQQLLDQEKEKNARLLGAVQQLFGHCQAQKEEIKRLFQQKLDELGVKALTYNDLIQAQKEISAHNQQLREQTEQLEKGNRELRSQSLRLLKARCEELKLDWSTLSLEGLLKEKQALKSQISEKQRHCLELQISIVELEKSQRQQELLQLKSCVPPDDALSLHLRGKGGLGREPEAEPGRPHLELDCARFSLPHLSNMSPELSMNGHAAGYELCGALSRPSPKQNTPQYLASPLDQEVVPCTPNHSGRPRLEKLSGLALPDYTRLSPAKLVLRRHLSQDHTANSRATASELHSRAEHAKENGLPYQSPGIANGIKLSPQDPRPSSPAALQMTGEKGSEKREQAGPVVCLQGLKERTYASSGEAITSLPVSIPLSTVQPSKLPVSIPLASVVLPSRAEKVRSTPSPVPQARESSSTLEKQMGAGTHGSGCNAAGSRSLALAPAGFAYAGSVAISGALAGSPAPLVSGAEPPALDESSSSGSLFATVGSRSSTPQHPPLLAQPRNCGSASPAPQLCASPRLGAQGPLPDTSKGDLPSEAGFSDPESEAKRRIVFTISAGSSSAKQSPSSKHSPLSSGARGDGGQSHGQDSRKRGRRKRAAAGTPGFSSGVSPKRRALPSVAGLFTQSSGSPLNLNSMVSNINQPLEITAISSPESSLKSSPVPYQDNDQPPVLKKEKPLSQTNGAHYSPLTSDEEQGSEDEPSSARIERKIATISLESKSPPKTLENGGGLAGRKVPASEPVNSSKWKSTFSPISDLGLAKAADSPLQAASALSHNSLFAFRPGLEEPGAADAKLAAHPRKSFPGALPGAGGLSPSSHPASSFALGGGLAADLSLHSFSDGASLSHKAPEAAGLGTPLSFPGPRGKEGGAADPGPFVNKRQLDGLAPKGEGGPPVCGPADKASATHGKAGKGRDREPDVKNGHNLFMAAAAAAAAAAAATPPGGLLSGPGLAPAASSAGGTAPSAQTHRPFLGAFAPGPQFALGPMSLQANLGPSVLQSLFSSVPAAGLVHVSTAATRLTNSHAMGSFSSGVAGGAVGGSLPGPPEGGEAVPAYPLGSTLHPSPRSFSRNADVTVVWAERSGVTRISTSTARLCKDGAGWRRGAPRRTARTDGGQRTGSTVNQRRAQLRRRRAGAWLQPVLSIVLDKVFIVF from the exons aGCCCTTTCCCTACCCAAGGCCTGCAGGGCACCGCTGCCCGAGGCTTTGACCCGTGAGCCGACCCCTCCGCCCTGGTCTCGAGGCCCCATGATGCCACGCTGGTCTCGAGGCCCCATGATGCCCTGGgacctctgccccctcccacgAGGCCCGGTGGCTTGTTCCGAGCTCGGCAGTGGCCAGCGGCTATCACCTGCCTCTTTCAGCTTCGAAAGCATGCAGAGGCTCTGTGACAAGTACAACCGGGCCATCGACAGCATCCACCAGCTG TGGAAGGGCACCACGCAGCCCATGAAGCTGAACACGCGGCCATCCACGGGGCTCCTGCGCCACATCCTGCAGCAGGTCTACAACCACTCGGTGACCGACCCCGAGAAACTCAACAACTATGAGCCCTTCTCCCCGGAGGTGTACGGGGAGACTTCCTTCGACCTGGTCGCTCAGATGATCGACGAGATCAAGATGACCGAAGACGACCTGTTTGTGGATCTGGGTAGCG gaGTGGGCCAGGTTGTGCTGCAGGTCGCTGCGGCTACCAACTGCAAACATCACTATGGTGTCGAGAAAGCTGACATCCCGGCCAAGTACGCGGAG ACCATGGACCGAGAGTTCAGGAAGTGGATGAAATGGTATGGAAAAAAGCATGCAGAATACACA ctGGAGAGAGGAGATTTCCTCTCGGAGGAGTGGAGAGAGCGGATCGCCAACACGAG TGTTATATTTGTGAATAACTTTGCCTTTGGTCCTGAGGTGGATCACCAGCTGAAGGAGCGGTTCGCAAACATGAAGGAAG GTGGCAGAATCGTGTCCTCGAAGCCCTTTGCACCTCTGAACTTCAGAATAAACAGTAGAAACTTGAGTG ACATCGGCACCATCATGCGCGTCGTGGAGCTGTCGCCTCTAAAAGGCTCGGTGTCGTGGACGGGGAAGCCGGTGTCTTACTACCTGCACACCATCGACCGCACCATA cTTGAAAACTATTTTTCTAGTCTGAAAAATCCAAAACTCAGG GAGGAACAAGAGGCAGCTCGGCGCCGGCAGCAGCGGGAGAACAAGAGCAACACGACCACCCCCACCAAGGTGCCCGAGAGCAAGACGGCCATGCCCGCCGACACCCCCATG GACTCTGGTGCTGAGGAAGAGAAAGCCGGGGCGACCACTGTCAAGAAGCCATCTCCCTCCAAGGCCCGGAAGAAGAAGCTGAACAAGAAGGGCCGGAAGATGGCCGGCCGGAAGCGCGGACGTCCCAAGAAGATGAGCACCGCCAACCCCGAGCGCAAGCCCAAGAAGACCCAGAGCGCACTGGACCTGCTGCACGCCCAGACTGTGTCGCGGGCGGCGTCACCCTCGCCGCAGG GCGCCCCCTACCAGCTACCTCCCAGCACGCAGCGACGCCCCCCTGAGCAGCTGCTGCTGGCGCCCGCCCCGCCTGCCCTACACCGGCTGCTAG AATCCTTCAAGATTCAGTACCTACAGTTCCTGGCGTACACAAAGACCCCTCAGTACAAGGCCAACCTGCAGCAGCTGCTGGACCAGGAGAAG GAGAAGAACGCCCGGTTGCTGGGCGCCGTGCAGCAGCTGTTCGGCCACTGCCAAGCTCAGAAGGAGGAGATCAAGAGGCTTTTCCAGCAGAAACTGGATGAG CTGGGAGTGAAGGCGCTGACCTACAACGACCTGATCCAAGCGCAGAAGGAGATCTCAGCTCACAACCAGCAGCTGAGGGAGCAGACGGAGCAGCTGGAGAAGGGCAACCGGGAGCTGAGGAGCCAGAGCCTGCGGCTG CTCAAGGCACGGTGCGAGGAGCTGAAGCTGGACTGGTCCACGCTGTCCCTTGAGGGCCTGCTGAAGGAGAAGCAGGCCCTGAAGAGCCAGATCTCGGAGAAGCAGAGGCACTGCCTGGAGCTGCAG ATCAGCATTGTGGAGCTGGAGAAGAGCCAGCGGCAGCAGGAGCTCCTGCAGCTAAAGTCCTGCGTGCCGCCCGACGACGCCCTGTCCCTGCACCTGCGCGGGAAGGGTGGCCTGGGCCGAGAGCCGGAGGCCGAGCCCGGCCGGCCACACCTGGAGCTGGACTGTGCCAGGTTCTCCCTGCCCCACTTGAGCAACATGAGCCCGGAGCTGTCCATGAACGGCCACGCGGCCGGCTATGAGCTCTGCGGCGCGCTGAGCCGGCCCTCGCCCAAGCAGAACACCCCCCAGTACCTGGCCTCCCCCCTGGACCAGGAGGTCGTGCCCTGCACCCCGAACCACAGTGGCCGGCCGAGGCTCGAGAAGTTGTCCGGCCTGGCCCTGCCCGACTACACCAGGCTCTCCCCGGCCAAGCTGGTGCTGCGGCGCCACCTGAGCCAGGACCACACAGCCAACAGCAGGGCGACCGCCAGCGAGCTGCACTCACG AGCTGAGCATGCCAAGGAGAACGGCCTCCCGTACCAGAGCCCCGGCATCGCCAACGGCATCAAACTGAGCCCACAGGACCCTCGGCCCTCGTCCCCTGCGGCCTTGCAGATGACGGGAGAGAAGGGCAGTGAGAAG CGGGAGCAGGCTGGCCCGGTGGTGTGTCTGCAGGGTTTGAAGGAGCGCACCTACGCCAGCAGTGGGGAGGCCATCACCAGCCTGCCCGTCAGCATCCCGCTCAGCACCGTGCAGCCTAGCAAGCTGCCAGTCAGCATCCCTCTGGCCAGCGTGGTGCTGCCCAGCCGCGCCGAGAAGGTG AGAAGCACCCCCAGCCCCGTGCCGCAGGCCCGAGAGTCCTCGTCCACACTGGAGAAGCAGATGGGTGCTGGCACCCACGGCTCCGGGTGCAACGCTGCTGGGAGCAGAAGCCTCGCCCTGGCCCCCGCAG GCTTTGCCTACgccggctcagtggccatcagTGGGGCCCTGGCAGGCAGCCCGGCACCACTCGTCTCTGGAGCCGAGCCCCCCGCCCTGGACGAGTCCTCCAGCTCTGGAAGCCTCTTTGCCACTGTGGGGTCCCGCAGCTCCACCCCTCAGCACCCCCCCCTGCTGGCGCAGCCCCGCAACTGCGGCTCGGCCTCGCCCGCCCCCCAGCTCTGCGCCAGTCCCCGGCTCGGCGCCCAGGGCCCGCTCCCCGACACCAGCAAAGGAGACCTGCCCTCTGAGGCCGGCTTCTCGGATCCCGAGAGTGAAGCCAAGAGAAGGATCGTCTTCACCATCTCGGCCGGCTCTAGCAGCGCCAAGCAGTCACCTTCCAGCAAGCACAGCCCTCTGTCCTCGGGCGCCCGCGGTGACGGCGGCCAGAGCCACGGGCAGGACAGCCGCAAGAGGGGCAGGAGGAAGCGGGCAGCGGCGGGGACCCCCGGCTTCAGCTCGGGCGTGTCCCCCAAGCGCCGGGCCCTGCCATCCGTCGCCGGCCTCTTCACCCAGTCTTCAGGGTCCCCCCTGAACCTCAACTCCATG GTCAGCAACATCAACCAGCCCTTGGAAATCACGGCCATCTCGTCCCCCGAGAGCTCCCTGAAGAGCTCGCCTGTCCCTTACCAGGACAACGACCAGCCGCCCGTGCTCAAGAAGGAGAAGCCCCTGAGCCAGACCAACGGGGCCCACTATTCCCCGCTGACCTCGGATGAGGAGCAGGGCTCTGAGGACGAGCCCAGCAGTGCCAG aaTTGAGAGAAAAATTGCAACCATCTCCTTAGAAAGCAAATCTCCTCCAAAAACCTTGGAAAATG GGGGCGGCCTGGCGGGAAGGAAGGTGCCAGCCAGCGAGCCGGTCAACAGCAGCAAGTGGAAGTCCACCTTCTCGCCCATCTCCGACCTCGGCCTGGCCAAGGCAGCCGACAGCCCGCTGCAGGCCGCCTCCGCTCTGAGCCACAACTCCCTGTTCGCTTTCCGGCCCGGCCTGGAGGAACCTGGCGCGGCTGATGCCAAGCTGGCTGCCCACCCCAGGAAGAGCTTCCCAGGCGCGCTGCCGGGGGCGGGCGGGCTGAGCCCCAGCAGCCATCCCGCCAGCAGCTTCGCCCTGGGCGGGGGCCTGGCGGCCGACCTCAGTTTACACAGCTTCAGCGATGGTGCTTCTCTCTCCCACAAGGCCCCCGAGGCGGCCGGCCTGGGCACCCCCCTGAGCTTTCCCGGCCCGCGGGGCAAGGAGGGCGGCGCCGCAGACCCCGGCCCCTTCGTGAACAAGAGACAGCTGGACGGACTGGCCCCGAAGGGCGAGGGGGGCCCACCTGTGTGCGGGCCCGCGGACAAGGCCTCAGCGACGCACGGCAAGGCGGGCAAGGGCCGTGACCGCGAGCCCGACGTCAAGAACGGCCACAACCTCTTCatggccgctgctgctgctgccgccgccgccgccgctgccaccCCCCCCGGGGGCCTCCTCAGCGGCCCGGGCCTTGCCCCGGCGGCGTCCTCGGCAGGGGGCACGGCCCCGTCCGCCCAGACCCACCGCCCCTTCCTGGGCGCCTTCGCCCCCGGCCCGCAGTTCGCACTGGGCCCCATGTCCCTGCAGGCCAACCTGGGTCCGTCTGTGCTGCAGTCCCTGTTCAGCTCCGTGCCCGCCGCCGGCCTGGTGCACGTCTCAACCGCCGCCACCAGACTGACCAACTCGCACGCCATGGGCAGCTTCTCCTCCGGGGTGGCCGGCGGTGCAGTCGGAG GTTCCCTTCCAGGGCCCCCTGAGGGGGGAGAGGCTGTGCCCGCGTATCCCCTTGGGTCCACTTTGCACCCGTCACCTCGTTCCTTTTCGCGAAACGCAGACGTGACTGTCGTGTGGGCAGAGCGCTCAGGC GTAACTAGGATTTCTACCTCAACCGCGAGACTATGCAAGGATGGGGCGGGCTGGCGGCGCGGGGCCCCCCGCAGGACGGCGAGGACGGATGGAGGCCAGAGGACAGGCTCTACTGTGAATCAGCGCCGCGCACAGCTGCGGAGACGGCGCGCTGGGGCCTGGCTCCAGCCTGTACTGTCGATAGTCTTAGATAAAGTATTTatcgttttttaa
- the DOT1L gene encoding histone-lysine N-methyltransferase, H3 lysine-79 specific isoform X8: MEAPPPPARTGKGRPSRGAVGLHCIHGLGVRRPWSHPPLSAVVALSLPKACRAPLPEALTREPTPPPWSRGPMMPRWSRGPMMPWDLCPLPRGPVACSELGSGQRLSPASFSFESMQRLCDKYNRAIDSIHQLWKGTTQPMKLNTRPSTGLLRHILQQVYNHSVTDPEKLNNYEPFSPEVYGETSFDLVAQMIDEIKMTEDDLFVDLGSGVGQVVLQVAAATNCKHHYGVEKADIPAKYAETMDREFRKWMKWYGKKHAEYTLERGDFLSEEWRERIANTSVIFVNNFAFGPEVDHQLKERFANMKEGGRIVSSKPFAPLNFRINSRNLSDIGTIMRVVELSPLKGSVSWTGKPVSYYLHTIDRTILENYFSSLKNPKLREEQEAARRRQQRENKSNTTTPTKVPESKTAMPADTPMDSGAEEEKAGATTVKKPSPSKARKKKLNKKGRKMAGRKRGRPKKMSTANPERKPKKTQSALDLLHAQTVSRAASPSPQGAPYQLPPSTQRRPPEQLLLAPAPPALHRLLESFKIQYLQFLAYTKTPQYKANLQQLLDQEKEKNARLLGAVQQLFGHCQAQKEEIKRLFQQKLDELGVKALTYNDLIQAQKEISAHNQQLREQTEQLEKGNRELRSQSLRLLKARCEELKLDWSTLSLEGLLKEKQALKSQISEKQRHCLELQISIVELEKSQRQQELLQLKSCVPPDDALSLHLRGKGGLGREPEAEPGRPHLELDCARFSLPHLSNMSPELSMNGHAAGYELCGALSRPSPKQNTPQYLASPLDQEVVPCTPNHSGRPRLEKLSGLALPDYTRLSPAKLVLRRHLSQDHTANSRATASELHSRAEHAKENGLPYQSPGIANGIKLSPQDPRPSSPAALQMTGEKGSEKREQAGPVVCLQGLKERTYASSGEAITSLPVSIPLSTVQPSKLPVSIPLASVVLPSRAEKVRSTPSPVPQARESSSTLEKQMGAGTHGSGCNAAGSRSLALAPAGFAYAGSVAISGALAGSPAPLVSGAEPPALDESSSSGSLFATVGSRSSTPQHPPLLAQPRNCGSASPAPQLCASPRLGAQGPLPDTSKGDLPSEAGFSDPESEAKRRIVFTISAGSSSAKQSPSSKHSPLSSGARGDGGQSHGQDSRKRGRRKRAAAGTPGFSSGVSPKRRALPSVAGLFTQSSGSPLNLNSMVSNINQPLEITAISSPESSLKSSPVPYQDNDQPPVLKKEKPLSQTNGAHYSPLTSDEEQGSEDEPSSARIERKIATISLESKSPPKTLENGGGLAGRKVPASEPVNSSKWKSTFSPISDLGLAKAADSPLQAASALSHNSLFAFRPGLEEPGAADAKLAAHPRKSFPGALPGAGGLSPSSHPASSFALGGGLAADLSLHSFSDGASLSHKAPEAAGLGTPLSFPGPRGKEGGAADPGPFVNKRQLDGLAPKGEGGPPVCGPADKASATHGKAGKGRDREPDVKNGHNLFMAAAAAAAAAAAATPPGGLLSGPGLAPAASSAGGTAPSAQTHRPFLGAFAPGPQFALGPMSLQANLGPSVLQSLFSSVPAAGLVHVSTAATRLTNSHAMGSFSSGVAGGAVGGN; encoded by the exons aGCCCTTTCCCTACCCAAGGCCTGCAGGGCACCGCTGCCCGAGGCTTTGACCCGTGAGCCGACCCCTCCGCCCTGGTCTCGAGGCCCCATGATGCCACGCTGGTCTCGAGGCCCCATGATGCCCTGGgacctctgccccctcccacgAGGCCCGGTGGCTTGTTCCGAGCTCGGCAGTGGCCAGCGGCTATCACCTGCCTCTTTCAGCTTCGAAAGCATGCAGAGGCTCTGTGACAAGTACAACCGGGCCATCGACAGCATCCACCAGCTG TGGAAGGGCACCACGCAGCCCATGAAGCTGAACACGCGGCCATCCACGGGGCTCCTGCGCCACATCCTGCAGCAGGTCTACAACCACTCGGTGACCGACCCCGAGAAACTCAACAACTATGAGCCCTTCTCCCCGGAGGTGTACGGGGAGACTTCCTTCGACCTGGTCGCTCAGATGATCGACGAGATCAAGATGACCGAAGACGACCTGTTTGTGGATCTGGGTAGCG gaGTGGGCCAGGTTGTGCTGCAGGTCGCTGCGGCTACCAACTGCAAACATCACTATGGTGTCGAGAAAGCTGACATCCCGGCCAAGTACGCGGAG ACCATGGACCGAGAGTTCAGGAAGTGGATGAAATGGTATGGAAAAAAGCATGCAGAATACACA ctGGAGAGAGGAGATTTCCTCTCGGAGGAGTGGAGAGAGCGGATCGCCAACACGAG TGTTATATTTGTGAATAACTTTGCCTTTGGTCCTGAGGTGGATCACCAGCTGAAGGAGCGGTTCGCAAACATGAAGGAAG GTGGCAGAATCGTGTCCTCGAAGCCCTTTGCACCTCTGAACTTCAGAATAAACAGTAGAAACTTGAGTG ACATCGGCACCATCATGCGCGTCGTGGAGCTGTCGCCTCTAAAAGGCTCGGTGTCGTGGACGGGGAAGCCGGTGTCTTACTACCTGCACACCATCGACCGCACCATA cTTGAAAACTATTTTTCTAGTCTGAAAAATCCAAAACTCAGG GAGGAACAAGAGGCAGCTCGGCGCCGGCAGCAGCGGGAGAACAAGAGCAACACGACCACCCCCACCAAGGTGCCCGAGAGCAAGACGGCCATGCCCGCCGACACCCCCATG GACTCTGGTGCTGAGGAAGAGAAAGCCGGGGCGACCACTGTCAAGAAGCCATCTCCCTCCAAGGCCCGGAAGAAGAAGCTGAACAAGAAGGGCCGGAAGATGGCCGGCCGGAAGCGCGGACGTCCCAAGAAGATGAGCACCGCCAACCCCGAGCGCAAGCCCAAGAAGACCCAGAGCGCACTGGACCTGCTGCACGCCCAGACTGTGTCGCGGGCGGCGTCACCCTCGCCGCAGG GCGCCCCCTACCAGCTACCTCCCAGCACGCAGCGACGCCCCCCTGAGCAGCTGCTGCTGGCGCCCGCCCCGCCTGCCCTACACCGGCTGCTAG AATCCTTCAAGATTCAGTACCTACAGTTCCTGGCGTACACAAAGACCCCTCAGTACAAGGCCAACCTGCAGCAGCTGCTGGACCAGGAGAAG GAGAAGAACGCCCGGTTGCTGGGCGCCGTGCAGCAGCTGTTCGGCCACTGCCAAGCTCAGAAGGAGGAGATCAAGAGGCTTTTCCAGCAGAAACTGGATGAG CTGGGAGTGAAGGCGCTGACCTACAACGACCTGATCCAAGCGCAGAAGGAGATCTCAGCTCACAACCAGCAGCTGAGGGAGCAGACGGAGCAGCTGGAGAAGGGCAACCGGGAGCTGAGGAGCCAGAGCCTGCGGCTG CTCAAGGCACGGTGCGAGGAGCTGAAGCTGGACTGGTCCACGCTGTCCCTTGAGGGCCTGCTGAAGGAGAAGCAGGCCCTGAAGAGCCAGATCTCGGAGAAGCAGAGGCACTGCCTGGAGCTGCAG ATCAGCATTGTGGAGCTGGAGAAGAGCCAGCGGCAGCAGGAGCTCCTGCAGCTAAAGTCCTGCGTGCCGCCCGACGACGCCCTGTCCCTGCACCTGCGCGGGAAGGGTGGCCTGGGCCGAGAGCCGGAGGCCGAGCCCGGCCGGCCACACCTGGAGCTGGACTGTGCCAGGTTCTCCCTGCCCCACTTGAGCAACATGAGCCCGGAGCTGTCCATGAACGGCCACGCGGCCGGCTATGAGCTCTGCGGCGCGCTGAGCCGGCCCTCGCCCAAGCAGAACACCCCCCAGTACCTGGCCTCCCCCCTGGACCAGGAGGTCGTGCCCTGCACCCCGAACCACAGTGGCCGGCCGAGGCTCGAGAAGTTGTCCGGCCTGGCCCTGCCCGACTACACCAGGCTCTCCCCGGCCAAGCTGGTGCTGCGGCGCCACCTGAGCCAGGACCACACAGCCAACAGCAGGGCGACCGCCAGCGAGCTGCACTCACG AGCTGAGCATGCCAAGGAGAACGGCCTCCCGTACCAGAGCCCCGGCATCGCCAACGGCATCAAACTGAGCCCACAGGACCCTCGGCCCTCGTCCCCTGCGGCCTTGCAGATGACGGGAGAGAAGGGCAGTGAGAAG CGGGAGCAGGCTGGCCCGGTGGTGTGTCTGCAGGGTTTGAAGGAGCGCACCTACGCCAGCAGTGGGGAGGCCATCACCAGCCTGCCCGTCAGCATCCCGCTCAGCACCGTGCAGCCTAGCAAGCTGCCAGTCAGCATCCCTCTGGCCAGCGTGGTGCTGCCCAGCCGCGCCGAGAAGGTG AGAAGCACCCCCAGCCCCGTGCCGCAGGCCCGAGAGTCCTCGTCCACACTGGAGAAGCAGATGGGTGCTGGCACCCACGGCTCCGGGTGCAACGCTGCTGGGAGCAGAAGCCTCGCCCTGGCCCCCGCAG GCTTTGCCTACgccggctcagtggccatcagTGGGGCCCTGGCAGGCAGCCCGGCACCACTCGTCTCTGGAGCCGAGCCCCCCGCCCTGGACGAGTCCTCCAGCTCTGGAAGCCTCTTTGCCACTGTGGGGTCCCGCAGCTCCACCCCTCAGCACCCCCCCCTGCTGGCGCAGCCCCGCAACTGCGGCTCGGCCTCGCCCGCCCCCCAGCTCTGCGCCAGTCCCCGGCTCGGCGCCCAGGGCCCGCTCCCCGACACCAGCAAAGGAGACCTGCCCTCTGAGGCCGGCTTCTCGGATCCCGAGAGTGAAGCCAAGAGAAGGATCGTCTTCACCATCTCGGCCGGCTCTAGCAGCGCCAAGCAGTCACCTTCCAGCAAGCACAGCCCTCTGTCCTCGGGCGCCCGCGGTGACGGCGGCCAGAGCCACGGGCAGGACAGCCGCAAGAGGGGCAGGAGGAAGCGGGCAGCGGCGGGGACCCCCGGCTTCAGCTCGGGCGTGTCCCCCAAGCGCCGGGCCCTGCCATCCGTCGCCGGCCTCTTCACCCAGTCTTCAGGGTCCCCCCTGAACCTCAACTCCATG GTCAGCAACATCAACCAGCCCTTGGAAATCACGGCCATCTCGTCCCCCGAGAGCTCCCTGAAGAGCTCGCCTGTCCCTTACCAGGACAACGACCAGCCGCCCGTGCTCAAGAAGGAGAAGCCCCTGAGCCAGACCAACGGGGCCCACTATTCCCCGCTGACCTCGGATGAGGAGCAGGGCTCTGAGGACGAGCCCAGCAGTGCCAG aaTTGAGAGAAAAATTGCAACCATCTCCTTAGAAAGCAAATCTCCTCCAAAAACCTTGGAAAATG GGGGCGGCCTGGCGGGAAGGAAGGTGCCAGCCAGCGAGCCGGTCAACAGCAGCAAGTGGAAGTCCACCTTCTCGCCCATCTCCGACCTCGGCCTGGCCAAGGCAGCCGACAGCCCGCTGCAGGCCGCCTCCGCTCTGAGCCACAACTCCCTGTTCGCTTTCCGGCCCGGCCTGGAGGAACCTGGCGCGGCTGATGCCAAGCTGGCTGCCCACCCCAGGAAGAGCTTCCCAGGCGCGCTGCCGGGGGCGGGCGGGCTGAGCCCCAGCAGCCATCCCGCCAGCAGCTTCGCCCTGGGCGGGGGCCTGGCGGCCGACCTCAGTTTACACAGCTTCAGCGATGGTGCTTCTCTCTCCCACAAGGCCCCCGAGGCGGCCGGCCTGGGCACCCCCCTGAGCTTTCCCGGCCCGCGGGGCAAGGAGGGCGGCGCCGCAGACCCCGGCCCCTTCGTGAACAAGAGACAGCTGGACGGACTGGCCCCGAAGGGCGAGGGGGGCCCACCTGTGTGCGGGCCCGCGGACAAGGCCTCAGCGACGCACGGCAAGGCGGGCAAGGGCCGTGACCGCGAGCCCGACGTCAAGAACGGCCACAACCTCTTCatggccgctgctgctgctgccgccgccgccgccgctgccaccCCCCCCGGGGGCCTCCTCAGCGGCCCGGGCCTTGCCCCGGCGGCGTCCTCGGCAGGGGGCACGGCCCCGTCCGCCCAGACCCACCGCCCCTTCCTGGGCGCCTTCGCCCCCGGCCCGCAGTTCGCACTGGGCCCCATGTCCCTGCAGGCCAACCTGGGTCCGTCTGTGCTGCAGTCCCTGTTCAGCTCCGTGCCCGCCGCCGGCCTGGTGCACGTCTCAACCGCCGCCACCAGACTGACCAACTCGCACGCCATGGGCAGCTTCTCCTCCGGGGTGGCCGGCGGTGCAGTCGGAG GTAACTAG